A genome region from Brassica oleracea var. oleracea cultivar TO1000 chromosome C2, BOL, whole genome shotgun sequence includes the following:
- the LOC106326524 gene encoding uncharacterized protein LOC106326524, whose amino-acid sequence MAEGEGSSSRGRPKRAQIRKTEVISYEKSVTQLSREGRQTHLVVDRARKTPLNAHSRSYSTVFDNTSPQYNWLRDGWLVEERRIMLTGRLYRYYYDPLGQVYGTRCEVEQMCAYIDRDKNRKKREIIIID is encoded by the exons ATGGCGGAGGGTGAAGGCAGCAGCTCTAGAGGCCGGCCAAAGAGGGCGCAGATCAGAAAAACTGAAGTCATCAGTTACGAGAAAAGCGTCACGCAACTGTCAAGAGAAGGGAGACAGACGCATTTGGTAGTGGACCGAGCCCGTAAAACGCCATTGAACGCACATAGTAGATCTTACTCTACTGTCTTTGATAATACCTCTCCTCAGTACAACTGGCTTCGTGATGGCTGGCTCGTTGAGGAGCGTCGCATAATGCTGACCGGCCGACTTTACCGG TACTATTACGATCCACTGGGACAAGTATACGGTACAAGGTGCGAAGTGGAGCAGATGTGCGCATACATTGACAGGGATAAGAACAGAAAGAAGCGCGAGATCATCATCATCGACTAA
- the LOC106320650 gene encoding protein ELC-like, giving the protein MAPPASDPAKIQQIQQFLNSVLSQRGPSALPYAETTKWLIRQHLLTLISSHSSLEPKTATFTHNDGRSAILLQADGTIPMPFQGVSYNIPVVIWLLESYPRDPPRVYVNPTRDMIIKRPHSNVSPSGLVSLPYLHAWVYPSSNLLDLAAQLSAAFSRDPPLYSQRRPQSSGSGYARPSPSPPIGSGYSRPSPSIGSGYARPPPPSYQQQQQTDDAAEVYKRNAINKLVEMIHVDLVTMRSAREAEAEELLSLQANLKRREEELNNGLQEMASEKETLEQELQVISMNTDVLDSWVRDNQGKSDNLFVDLDVDSAFICMETMSKQMLECTASDLAIEDVVYSMDKSFRDGLLPFDQYLRSVRLLSREQFFHRATAEKVKGMQMEAQVASIAARLQL; this is encoded by the coding sequence ATGGCTCCTCCGGCTTCAGATCCGGCGAAGATCCAACAAATCCAGCAATTCCTCAACTCCGTCCTCTCCCAGCGCGGCCCATCCGCCCTCCCCTACGCCGAAACCACCAAGTGGCTGATCCGCCAACACCTCCTCACCCTAATCTCCTCCCACTCCTCCCTCGAGCCCAAAACGGCGACGTTTACGCACAACGACGGCCGCTCCGCGATCCTCCTCCAAGCGGACGGGACGATCCCGATGCCTTTCCAGGGAGTCAGCTACAACATCCCCGTCGTCATCTGGCTCCTCGAATCGTACCCTCGCGATCCCCCTCGCGTCTACGTGAACCCCACGCGCGACATGATCATCAAGCGCCCCCACTCCAACGTCTCCCCGAGTGGACTCGTCTCGCTCCCTTATCTCCACGCCTGGGTTTACCCTAGCTCTAACCTCCTCGATCTCGCCGCTCAGCTCAGCGCCGCCTTCTCCAGAGATCCGCCGTTGTACTCTCAGCGCCGTCCTCAATCGTCCGGATCTGGATACGCCAGGCCTTCGCCGTCTCCTCCGATCGGATCTGGTTACTCGCGTCCTTCGCCGTCGATCGGATCTGGATACGCGCGTCCTCCTCCTCCGTCTTACCAGCAGCAGCAGCAGACGGATGATGCGGCGGAGGTTTACAAGAGAAACGCGATCAACAAGCTAGTGGAGATGATCCACGTGGATCTCGTCACGATGAGGAGTGCGAGAGAAGCTGAGGCTGAAGAGCTTCTCAGCTTACAGGCTAACCTCAAGAGGAGAGAGGAAGAACTCAACAACGGTTTACAAGAGATGGCGAGCGAGAAAGAGACTCTAGAGCAGGAGCTACAAGTCATCTCCATGAACACGGACGTTCTTGATTCCTGGGTTAGAGATAACCAAGGGAAATCCGATAACTTATTTGTGGATTTGGATGTGGACAGTGCGTTTATATGTATGGAGACGATGTCTAAGCAGATGCTGGAGTGCACTGCGTCGGATTTAGCTATTGAGGATGTTGTTTACTCGATGGATAAGTCGTTTAGAGATGGGTTGTTACCGTTTGATCAGTATTTGAGGAGTGTGAGGTTGTTGTCGAGGGAACAGTTTTTCCACCGAGCCACGGCGGAGAAGGTTAAGGGGATGCAGATGGAAGCTCAGGTTGCTTCTATTGCAGCTAGGTTGCAGTTGTGA
- the LOC106326508 gene encoding lipid transfer-like protein VAS yields the protein MEMKFFSFYAIVAALLVVANFGIIHTSGQSVSCLNQLAPCLNYLNGTKDVPEICCNPLKSVIRNNPECLCRMISNRGSSKAEQAGINVNDAQMLPARCGEHVNPIACLTRSRGSTNSDRSASTEDSSSQSYWMTTLAFAVTLLSFILQIN from the exons ATGGAGATGAAGTTTTTCTCTTTTTATGCCATTGTAGCTGCACTTCTAGTTGTAGCCAACTTTGGGATTATACACACAAGTGGACAGAGCGTTTCGTGCTTGAACCAGCTTGCACCATGCCTCAACTACCTCAATGGAACCAAGGATGTGCCTGAAATATGCTGTAACCCTCTAAAATCAGTGATAAGGAACAATCCAGAGTGTTTGTGTCGTATGATAAGTAACCGAGGGAGTTCAAAGGCTGAACAAGCTGGCATCAATGTCAATGATGCTCAAATGTTGCCGGCTCGATGTGGAGAACACGTCAATCCCATTGCCTGCTTGACTC GATCTCGAGGATCTACAAACTCAGACCGAAGTGCCTCCACTGAGGACTCCTCTTCTCAGTCGTACTGGATGACAACATTAGCTTTTGCCGTGACTCTTTTGTCATTTATTCTTCAAATAAACTGA
- the LOC106326359 gene encoding ethylene-responsive transcription factor LEP-like: MNTSKSKKKQEEAGTKFLGVRRRPWGRYAAEIRDPTTKERHWLGTFDTAEEAALAYDRAARSMRGTRARTNFVYSDMPPSSSVTSIISPDDPTPPPPPPAATPPCSNDPVDYMMMFNQYSSTDSPMLQPDQVESSYMFGGSPSCYSNSSSELPPLPSDLSNSCYSQQPWSVEDYSSATYFEGEYVHSPMFSTMPSVSDSLPQGFNHFGSYN, encoded by the coding sequence ATGAACACATCAAAGAGCAAGAAGAAGCAAGAAGAGGCTGGTACAAAGTTTCTTGGAGTGAGAAGGAGGCCTTGGGGAAGATACGCAGCTGAGATTAGAGACCCAACAACCAAGGAGCGTCACTGGCTTGGCACTTTTGATACGGCCGAGGAAGCTGCCTTGGCCTACGATAGAGCGGCTAGGTCCATGCGCGGCACTCGTGCCCGAACCAACTTTGTTTACTCAGACATGCCTCCTTCCTCCTCCGTCACCTCCATTATCTCTCCTGACGATCCAACTCCTCCTCCTCCGCCTCCTGCTGCTACTCCTCCTTGCTCTAATGATCCTGTTGATTACATGATGATGTTTAACCAATATTCATCCACAGACTCGCCAATGCTGCAGCCTGATCAAGTGGAGAGTAGTTACATGTTTGGTGGCTCTCCTTCTTGTTACTCAAACAGCAGCAGCGAGCTGCCTCCTCTGCCGAGTGACCTATCAAATTCTTGTTACAGCCAACAACCATGGAGCGTGGAAGACTACTCATCCGCTACCTATTTCGAGGGTGAGTACGTTCACAGCCCAATGTTCAGCACAATGCCTTCTGTTTCTGACTCTTTGCCTCAAGGTTTCAACCACTTTGGCTCATATAATTAA
- the LOC106327741 gene encoding chalcone synthase — protein MVMVGTTSSLDEIRKAQRADGPAGILAIGTANPANHVLQAEYPHNYFRITNSAYMTDLKEKFKRMCDKSTIRKRHMHLTEEFLKENPNMCAYMAPSLDARQDLVVVEVPKLGKDAAVKAIKEWGQPKSKITHVVFCTTSGVDMPGADYQLTKLLGLRPSVKRLMMYQQGCFAGGTVLRLAKDLAENNRGARVLVVCSEITAVTFRGPSDTHLDSLVGQALFSDGAAALIVGSDPDVSAGEKPIFEMVSAAQTILPDSDGAIDGHLREVGLTFHLLKDVPGLISKNIEKSLDEAFKPLGISDWNSLFWIAHPGGPAILDDVEKKLGLKAEKMRATRHVLSEYGNMSSACVLFILDEMRRKSVEDGVATTGEGLEWGVLFGFGPGLTVETVVLHSVPV, from the exons ATGGTGATGGTGGGTACAACCTCTTCGTTGGATGAGATCAGAAAGGCACAGAGAGCAGACGGCCCTGCAGGCATCTTGGCGATAGGTACGGCCAACCCTGCGAACCATGTGCTCCAAGCGGAGTATCCACACAACTACTTCCGCATCACCAACAGTGCATACATGACCGACCTTAAGGAGAAGTTCAAGCGCATGT GCGATAAGTCGACCATAAGGAAACGCCACATGCACTTGACCGAGGAGTTCTTGAAAGAGAACCCTAATATGTGTGCCTACATGGCTCCTTCGCTCGATGCTAGACAAGACCTCGTGGTGGTTGAAGTCCCTAAGCTAGGCAAAGATGCAGCAGTGAAGGCCATCAAGGAGTGGGGTCAGCCTAAGTCCAAGATCACACACGTTGTCTTCTGCACCACCTCAGGAGTTGACATGCCTGGTGCTGACTACCAGCTCACCAAGCTCCTTGGCCTTCGTCCTTCCGTCAAGCGTCTCATGATGTACCAACAAGGTTGCTTCGCCGGCGGCACTGTCCTCCGTCTCGCCAAGGACCTCGCTGAGAACAACCGTGGCGCACGTGTCCTCGTGGTCTGCTCCGAGATCACAGCCGTCACCTTCCGTGGCCCCTCTGACACTCACCTTGACTCACTCGTGGGACAAGCTCTCTTCAGTGACGGTGCAGCCGCACTCATTGTCGGTTCAGACCCTGATGTTTCTGCTGGAGAGAAGCCCATCTTCGAGATGGTGTCTGCCGCGCAGACCATCCTCCCAGACTCGGACGGTGCCATCGATGGACACTTGAGGGAAGTTGGACTCACCTTCCATCTCCTCAAGGACGTCCCTGGACTCATCTCCAAGAACATTGAAAAGAGCCTAGACGAAGCGTTTAAACCGTTGGGGATAAGTGATTGGAACTCCCTCTTCTGGATAGCTCACCCTGGTGGTCCAGCGATCCTTGACGACGTTGAGAAGAAGCTAGGACTCAAGGCAGAGAAGATGAGAGCCACGCGTCACGTGTTGAGCGAGTATGGTAACATGTCTAGCGCCTGCGTCCTCTTTATATTGGATGAGATGAGGAGGAAGTCTGTGGAAGATGGCGTAGCCACGACAGGTGAAGGGTTGGAGTGGGGTGTCCTGTTTGGGTTCGGACCAGGTCTCACCGTGGAGACAGTTGTCCTACACAGCGTTCCTGTCTAA